A window from Plasmodium gaboni strain SY75 chromosome 9, whole genome shotgun sequence encodes these proteins:
- a CDS encoding hypothetical protein (conserved Plasmodium protein, unknown function), which yields MLHVRKKIFNNVLRNYREIFNFSLLNKKHVSYDTLAGIPWMSHSRITKITERVCEEGPYDKITWSKLSERIYKICDSFHMKEIGRILYAYSKVRYRDIRIIYKLIEQIKNKEIYNIDLLSCAHVCHALNNLNYLDKNLFELFVKNIKNIKILHINSVHNSIVTKNNSCPNYSFPIVLILSAYSKHCNDAHIRKLCLELLIHFLEHFNKYKKECTPQGLVMLLNSFSQIMKPSPEFFREEQEELKKISIDEYKKDDLYINDDTNTINMPFYKNKLIHINYKNESVGSEDCLKIENAKKNLEESTFDVDKYVNDLTYEIENKKNNNNNNNTNSYNNNNNNNTNSYNNNNNNNNGYNHYSNNNHFDNNILNMCVKNPNYNRIHDDNISSDTHNYIDMLTRIEKKDVLNKQFLMLLLEITKTIDKMNTQSLSLIMNSCCRICYDKPIEFLNIISEEINKKLHLTTIRHLSLIINGYIKLNIHNPIHIDNIFKEIEKKIYSCDEKPLCFILSSMVKYKIKNENIISNINAKFILNIRKMNITTLCNILYYYTKLNIFNEDIINLYQIYLNKLIDTANIHHLALSAYVFSKNKIKNELVYIILKKALDILQKEQIIYIINNEYIIKDILMIINSMSALDIYSEILGIYLYYIINDNKTININKNININKNININKNININKNINKNINIIEQTNKMYDTLKDHKPYSEQKKVEETKDINKSILFLNDDIKNKIRNKNIYLSIKSLILYKDRIQKCQTCDQ from the coding sequence atgcTACATGtcagaaaaaaaatttttaataatgtaCTAAGAAATTACAGAGAgatttttaatttttctttattaaataaGAAACATGTATCTTATGATACACTGGCTGGTATCCCTTGGATGAGTCATAGTCGTATCACAAAAATAACTGAGAGGGTGTGTGAGGAAGGTCcatatgataaaataacaTGGTCAAAATTAAGTGAACgtatttataaaatatgtgATAGTTTTCATATGAAAGAAATTGGTAGGATTTTATATGCATATTCAAAAGTAAGATATAGAGatataagaataatttataaacttattgaacaaataaagaataaagaaatatataatatagattTGTTATCATGTGCTCATGTATGTCATgcattaaataatttaaattatcttGATAAGAATTTGTTTGAattatttgtaaaaaatataaaaaatataaaaatattacatattaataGTGTTCATAATTCTATTGTTACTAAAAATAACAGTTGTCCTAATTATTCCTTTCCTATCGTTTTAATTTTAAGTGCTTATTCAAAACATTGTAATGATGCTCatataagaaaattatgtctggaattattaattcattttttagaacattttaataaatataaaaaagaatgtACACCTCAAGGTTTGGTTATGTTATTAAATTCGTTTTCTCAAATAATGAAACCATCACCTGAATTTTTTAGAGAGGAGCAggaagaattaaaaaaaatttctatcgatgaatataaaaaggatgatttatatattaacgATGATACTAATACGATTAACATGccattttataaaaataagctcatacatataaattacaAAAATGAATCAGTAGGTTCAGAGGATTGtttaaaaatagaaaaCGCAAAGAAGAATTTGGAGGAGTCTACATTTGATGTGGATAAATATGTGAACGATCTTACCTACgaaatagaaaataaaaaaaataacaacaataataataatactaatagttataataataataataataataatactaatagttataataataataataataataataatggttataatcattatagtaataataaccattttgataataatattttaaatatgtgTGTAAAGAACCCAAATTACAATAGAATAcatgatgataatatttcttcAGATACACATAACTATATTGATATGTTAACTAGgatagaaaaaaaagatgtACTAAATAAACAATTTCTGATGCTACTATTAGAAATCACAAAAACCATTGACAAGATGAATACACAATCCTTATCTTTAATTATGAATTCATGTTGTCGTATTTGTTATGATAAGCCGAttgaatttttaaatattataagcgaagaaataaataaaaaactACATCTGACCACAATTCGACATCTGtcattaattataaatgGATACATAAAACTGAATATACATAACCCTATAcatatagataatatatttaaagaaattgaaaaaaaaatttattcGTGTGATGAAAAACcattatgttttattttaagTAGTATggtaaaatataaaataaaaaatgaaaatattatatctaatataaatgctaaatttattttaaatataagaaaaatgaatataactacattatgtaatattttatattattatacaaaattaaatatttttaatgaggatattattaatttatatcaaatatatttaaacaAACTTATTGATACAGCTAATATACACCATCTTGCTTTATCAGCATATGTGTTTTcaaagaataaaataaaaaatgaattagtatatataatattaaaaaaagctttagatatattacaaaaagaacaaattatttatattattaataatgaatatataattaaagatatattaatgataattaaTAGTATGAGTGCTCTTGATATATATTCAGAAATATTAGGTATATATCTTTACTATATaattaatgataataaaactataaatataaataaaaatataaatataaataaaaatataaatataaataaaaatataaatataaataaaaatataaataaaaatataaatattattgaacaaacaaataaaatgtatGATACACTAAAGGATCATAAGCCATATAGTGAACAAAAGAAAGTAGAGGAGACTaaagatattaataaatccattttgtttttaaatgatgatattaagaataaaataaggaacaaaaatatttatttatctataaaaagtttgattttatataaagatagAATTCAAAAATGTCAAACGTGTGATCAATGA
- a CDS encoding hypothetical protein (conserved Plasmodium protein, unknown function), producing MTKYIKERKKYRINDPYDEKEKIAISQKKHKEKEKTQETKKHDDTNKSNNNVVNSSENFIKIYKNILKQNYHVEKFKHKEKEKTQETKKHDDTNKSNNNVVNSSENFIKIYKNILKQNYHVEKFKKQNENIEESKKKATSRKKIKKLNFKLKKNNLIEKVIKKKAFLEAKNTVFPSLKKCNTVPNISINQNISQNEPNNNKKDKNIKINSNNYMKNPIQFVKNMIQQQQKK from the coding sequence atgacaaaatacataaaagaaagaaaaaaatacaGAATAAATGATCCTTACgatgaaaaagaaaaaatagCCATATCtcaaaaaaaacataaagAAAAAGAGAAAACACAAGAAACTAAGAAACATGATGACACGAAcaaaagtaataataatgttgTAAACTCTTCtgaaaattttataaaaatatataaaaacattttaaaacaaaattacCACGTAGAAAAATTTAAACATAAAGAAAAAGAGAAAACACAAGAAACTAAGAAACATGATGACACGAAcaaaagtaataataatgttgTAAACTCTTCtgaaaattttataaaaatatataaaaacattttaaaacaaaattacCACGTagaaaaatttaaaaaacaaaatgaaaatatagaagaaagtaaaaaaaaagcaaCAAGtaggaaaaaaattaaaaaactaaattttaaattgaaaaaaaataatcttattgaaaaagtaataaaaaaaaaagctTTTCTAGAAGCTAAAAATACAGTGTTTCCatctttaaaaaaatgtaatacAGTTCCTAATATTTCTATCaatcaaaatatatcaCAAAATGAAcctaataataataaaaaggataaaaatataaaaattaattcTAATAATTACATGAAAAACCCTATTCaatttgtaaaaaatatgattcaacagcaacaaaaaaaatag
- a CDS encoding putative ribonuclease H2 subunit C has protein sequence MISFFNEDTKEEDKLLQEILESKNDKIPSIIKEIVTSYLSKSNRLEKKEESSCVKNEEVYYDRGPYEDIQFNKNNIKEHIKYPNNNIYNSNDCNIPLNYSNEELLNLKVDTNIFPFHIKKNGKINADIFFIPYNSIDDEDVITEYTYSYNYYDIYSENIEQVNKSFHSNKKRKIMTNKNDNSNNEFFIKKEINENNNNIENIKNINSNEIKNKRTNFQKLLVHFRGRLFIGCHINYSYFKIKTYLAMIKDHEDIDDKQNMTLLNYVNKNIQTYNLIQNATYWKQDEYPDYTDQNIQKLFFFLILTPLNNYNEESELNNDVVF, from the coding sequence atgatttctttttttaacGAAGATACAAAAGAAGAAGACAAATTATTACAAGAAATATTAGAGAGTAAGAATGATAAGATACCAagtataataaaagaaatagTGACCTCTTATTTATCAAAGAGTAATAGACTCGAAAAAAAAGAGGAATCGTCATGtgtaaaaaatgaagaGGTATACTATGATAGAGGACCATATGAAGATATacaatttaataaaaataatataaaggaacatataaaatacccaaataataatatatataatagtaatGATTGTAATATACCTTTAAATTATAGTAATGAAGAGTTATTAAATCTTAAAGTTgatacaaatatatttccttttcatataaaaaagaatggtaaaataaatgctgatattttttttataccTTATAATAGTATAGATGATGAAGATGTAATAACAGAATATACATATAGctataattattatgatatatattctgaaaatattgaacaagttaataaatcttttcattcaaataaaaaaaggaaaataatgacaaataaaaatgataattcaaataatgaatttttcataaagaaagaaataaatgaaaataataataatatagaaaacataaaaaatataaattccAATGAAATCAAAAACAAAAGAACTAACTTCCAAAAATTATTAGTTCATTTTAGAGGGAGACTATTTATTGGATgtcatataaattattcttattttaaaataaaaacatatttagCTATGATAAAAGATCATGAAGACATAGATgataaacaaaatatgacacttttaaattatgttaataaaaacatacaaacatataatttaattcAAAATGCTACATATTGGAAACAAGATGAATATCCTGATTATACTGATcaaaatatacaaaaacTTTTCTTCTTTCTAATTCTAACACCtttaaataattacaaTGAAGAGAGtgaattaaataatgacGTTGTTTTTTGA
- a CDS encoding 6-phosphofructokinase, which translates to MDTKSGDKNAANTGGADGLVKTVSVLLRDNKCKFNIDESYDQNDKDKLGNDAGQQDSGMINCLMEKLTSKKFLEEKETKNSFYLVDNENMKIKKLKEHGHSASLNDDLSPLQYERTKYVPTLPKAFASEYQILEENYGDDFINKNDYEDVKRFLKNLHNLPMLNVKESNNNNNESFKGGNILKIGIILSGGPAPGGHNVISGIYDYAKRYNEQSQVIGFLGGIDGLYSKNYVTITDSMMNRFRNLGGFNMLWSGRGKVKNKDDLIAIENIVSKLKLNGLVIIGGDGSNSNAALISEYFAERKIPISIIGVPKTIDGDLKSEAIEISFGFDTATRTYSEIIGNLCTDVKTGHNVYHVVRVMGRSASHVVLECALQTRPNVVLIGEEVEQLNLSLKDIVKNIVNIILKRKSLNKNYGVILLPEGLIEFVPEMKILISELNVILKDGPFDASKLQKSKEVWDFLPPIIRDQLLMDRESTGYIQVGKIATERLIIVLVESELAKLNNKNLNIQFMSHYLGYEGRCAIPSNFDCNYCYALGYNAALLIDHKKTGYMSIIRNLADSYTNWIPAAIPFLRIMHVIKDNTGNEFPAVKRYLVDLNSPLFNVLKEVRGLWSLYDLYRSPGPIQFNGHLGNARCYTVKTPTKDNLLCQNADDLELIINLTNKNTNGNNGHNNHNVSDDNKAKDGESSSTSSFKKTNYNLSDNNTNTNYNNISDGSTFGNTTLLNNTTCNLKVDGVNTSNNQESSTSDVLSAEPVNQGFYEQHASSYKSLGCMSELQTSRLYNKLELPELCSDLKAKVRAGKQYISNDPYTQKQILSNYPHMSYENKFQIQEIFHDKYASPISFEIRIGIVFLSRQAPGAMNVLCGLYRRLKLLKGVCIAFYGLYGLLHNKYIIIDDDNIAKYLNQGGLELTGNSPEHSLFDKENRNKVCETVTQLQLNGLVMPGSNITITEAALLSEYFLEKKIPTSVVGIPLTGSNNLIHELIETCVGFDSSTKVYASLIGNVLTDAVSMPKYWHFIRLMGRSPSHEVLECALQTHPNVVIISEEYGAADKTLWRVVQDIADVVCARADVGKNYGTVLIPDALLMHLPHMKILLSEISDILNEASEKGQLLEARNDLVNLSGVDHGQLTSEWVSKLTPWSLALLKTFPQFIIKELLQVDLRSMRFEQLETEQLLLQMVKEELQDRKKKGKYSGSFMGLTHFFGYQGRSSLPSEFDCKLAYAYGHAASIVIESGLTGYIVSIRGLCGNVKDWKLFAIPFISLMKILPKGQGSKYLKSASKGDLPVIPSAPVDLNGKAYRSLKIALQKWQMEDRFCNPGPIQFEGNASNYYNRILFEEQSEYFEMLRYVECYANILKDTCRFGVSADYLKNVFVQLCGMLVLAYKPNDILSNMPYIGSIEDYYDWENQRKRXXXXXXXXXXXXXXXXXXXXXTMHIIYIMIIKLFIYIYIYENVILNLVHDFNILFYYFFMPLFIY; encoded by the coding sequence ATGGATACCAAGAGTGGAGATAAGAATGCTGCAAATACAGGAGGAGCTGATGGGCTTGTGAAGACTGTATCTGTTTTATTAAGAGATAACAAATGTAAATTTAATATAGATGAAAGTTATGATCAAAATGATAAAGATAAATTAGGAAATGATGCAGGTCAACAGGATAGTGGTATGATAAATTGTTTGATGGAGAAATTAACATCTAAGAAATTTTTAGAAGAgaaagaaacaaaaaatagtttttatttagtagataatgaaaatatgaaaataaaaaaattaaaagaacATGGTCATTCAGCTTCTTTAAATGATGATTTAAGTCCATTACAATATGaaagaacaaaatatgTACCTACCTTACCTAAAGCTTTTGCTAGTGAATATCAAATATTAGAAGAGAATTATGGAGatgattttataaataaaaatgattatGAAGATGTAAAGAggtttttaaaaaatttacataatTTACCTATGTTAAATGTTAAAgaaagtaataataataataatgaatcTTTTAAAGGTggtaatattttaaaaattgGTATTATTTTATCAGGTGGTCCAGCTCCTGGTGGTCATAATGTTATATCTGGTATATATGATTATGCTAAACGTTATAATGAACAATCACAAGTTATTGGTTTTCTTGGTGGTATTGATGGTTTATATAGTAAAAATTATGTTACTATAACTGATAGTATGATGAATCGATTTCGTAATTTAGGTGGTTTTAATATGTTATGGTCAGGTAGAGgaaaagtaaaaaataaagatgatTTAATTGCTATAGAAAATATTGTATCTAAATTGAAATTAAATGGTTTAGTTATTATTGGTGGTGATGGTTCTAATAGTAATGCAGCTTTGATTTCTGAATATTTTGCAGAAAGGAAAATTCCTATATCCATTATTGGTGTACCTAAAACTATTGATGGTGATTTAAAAAGTGAAGCAATTGAAATTAGTTTCGGTTTTGATACTGCTACTAGAACCTACTCAGAAATTATTGGAAATTTATGTACAGATGTAAAAACTGGTCATAATGTTTATCATGTTGTTCGTGTTATGGGTAGATCAGCATCACATGTTGTTTTAGAATGTGCCCTACAAACAAGACCAAATGTTGTTTTAATAGGTGAAGAAGTTGAACAATTAAATTTATCACTTAAAGATATtgttaaaaatattgttaatattatattaaaaagaaaatcattaaataaaaattatggTGTTATCTTATTACCTGAAGGATTAATTGAATTTGTACCtgaaatgaaaatattaatttctgaattaaatgttatattaaaagatgGACCATTTGATGCTTCGAAACTTCAAAAATCAAAAGAAGTATGGGATTTCTTACCACCTATTATTAGAGATCAATTATTAATGGATAGAGAATCTACTGGTTATATTCAAGTTGGTAAAATCGCTACCGAAAGATTAATTATTGTATTAGTTGAATCTGAACTAGCcaaattaaataataaaaacttAAATATTCAATTTATGTCACATTATCTAGGTTATGAAGGTAGATGTGCTATTCCATCAAATTTTGATTGTAATTATTGTTATGCATTAGGTTACAACGCTGCACTCTTAATTGATCATAAAAAAACAGGATATATGTCCATTATTAGAAATTTGGCAGATTCATATACTAACTGGATACCAGCTGCTATCCCATTCTTACGAATTATGCATGTAATTAAAGATAATACAGGTAATGAATTCCCAGCAGTCAAAAGATATTTAGTTGATTTAAATAGTCCATTATTTAATGTATTAAAGGAAGTTAGGGGACTGTGGTCTCtttatgatttatataGATCTCCAGGACCTATCCAATTTAATGGCCATTTAGGTAATGCACGTTGTTATACTGTTAAGACTCCAACAAAGGATAATTTGTTATGTCAGAATGCCGATGATTTAGAGcttattataaatttaacTAACAAGAATACAAATGGAAATAATGGCCACAATAATCATAATGTATCTGATGATAATAAAGCAAAGGATGGTGAATCATCATCAACAAgttcttttaaaaaaaccAACTACAATCTAagtgataataatacaaatactaattataataatatatctgATGGATCCACATTTGGTAATACTACcttattaaataatacaaCCTGTAATCTAAAAGTTGATGGAGTGAATACTTCAAATAATCAAGAAAGTAGTACATCTGATGTTTTGTCTGCAGAACCTGTAAACCAAGGATTTTATGAACAACATGCATCTAGTTATAAATCCTTAGGTTGTATGTCAGAATTACAAACGTCTAGATTATACAACAAATTAGAATTGCCCGAATTATGTTCTGATTTGAAAGCAAAGGTTAGAGCTGgaaaacaatatatatcaaatgATCCATATACACAAAAACAGATTTTATCAAATTATCCACATATGtcatatgaaaataaatttcAGATACAAGAAATATTTCATGACAAATATGCTAGCCCTATTTCCTTTGAAATAAGAATTGGTATAGTATTTTTATCAAGACAAGCACCAGGTGCTATGAATGTGTTATGTGGTTTATATAGGCGTttgaaattattaaaaggTGTTTGTATTGCATTTTATGGTTTATATGGATTATTACATAACAAGTACATTATAATagatgatgataatattgCAAAGTACTTAAATCAAGGAGGTTTAGAATTAACTGGAAATTCTCCAGAGCATTCATTATttgataaagaaaatagaaataaagTATGTGAGACGGTTACCCAATTACAATTAAATGGTTTAGTTATGCCAGGATCTAATATAACTATTACAGAAGCTGCATTATTATCAGAATACtttttagaaaaaaaaataccCACATCTGTTGTAGGTATACCATTAACAGGATCTAATAATTTGATACATGAATTAATAGAGACATGTGTTGGTTTTGATAGTAGTACAAAGGTATATGCATCATTAATAGGTAATGTATTAACAGATGCAGTAAGTATGCCTAAATATTGGCATTTTATTCGTTTAATGGGAAGATCTCCTTCACATGAAGTTTTAGAATGTGCTTTACAAACTCATCCAAATGTAGTAATTATATCAGAAGAATATGGTGCAGCAGATAAAACATTATGGAGAGTTGTTCAAGATATTGCTGATGTTGTATGTGCAAGAGCTGATGTTGGAAAAAATTATGGTACTGTATTAATACCAGATGCATTATTAATGCACTTACCacatatgaaaatattattatctgAAATAAgtgatatattaaatgagGCATCTGAGAAAGGACAATTATTAGAAGCAAGGAATGATTTAGTAAATTTATCTGGTGTAGATCATGGTCAATTAACATCAGAATGGGTTTCTAAATTAACACCATGGAGTTTAGCATTATTAAAAACGTTCCCacaatttattataaaagaattattacAAGTAGATTTGAGATCTATGCGTTTTGAACAATTAGAAACTGaacaattattattacaaatGGTGAAGGAAGAATTACAAGatagaaagaaaaaaggaaaatattCTGGAAGTTTCATGGGATTAACACACTTTTTTGGTTATCAAGGACGATCATCATTACCATCAGAATTTGATTGTAAATTAGCATATGCATATGGACATGCAGCATCTATAGTTATTGAAAGTGGATTAACAGGATATATAGTATCTATAAGAGGATTATGTGGTAATGTAAAAGATTGGAAATTATTTGCTATAccatttatatcattaatgaaaatattacCAAAAGGACAAGGAagtaaatatttaaaaagtGCATCTAAAGGTGATCTACCAGTAATACCTAGTGCACCTGTAGATTTAAATGGTAAAGCATATAGAAGCTTAAAAATTGCTTTACAAAAATGGCAAATGGAAGATCGTTTTTGTAATCCAGGACCAATACAATTTGAAGGTAATGCATctaattattataatagGATATTATTTGAAGAACAATCAGAATATTTTGAAATGTTAAGATATGTTGAATGTTATgcaaatattttaaaagatacTTGCCGTTTTGGTGTCTCAGCTgattatttgaaaaatgTTTTTGTACAATTATGTGGTATGTTGGTATTAGCATATAAGCCTAATGATATCTTATCTAATATGCCATACATTGGAAGTATAGAAGATTATTATGATTGGGAAAACCAGAGAAAAAGAATNNNNNNNNNNNNNNNNNNNNNNNNNNNNNNNNNNNNNNNNNNNNNNNNNNNNNNNNNNNNTACGAtgcatataatatatattatgattattaaactgtttatatatatatatatatatgaaaatgttattttaaatttgGTTCATGATTttaacattttattttattatttctttatgcctttatttatttattaa
- a CDS encoding hypothetical protein (conserved Plasmodium protein, unknown function) gives MKSPNNEVKLIYRTLSDKFFVIHKPVNWTLKKKKKKKKTEGPNNNEYTNDIYDKNINHDNNKVTINNNIEHIDYISKLENLSNVEKNAYLYTNSSLFMYNNFNTNTHNEIVEKYYVESMFKADENKDDIYYPYKLPIYMSGLIICCNDFIIYKTFLKMINENKLIRKYRCLINNPFVFVNNQMHNLMNTNNYEDKKEEIKNKKYTYQNKIFFNNINKQTEIYNYTSKEYLLNKDSIYAQKQISDLFPFYNFFDNNSYSSTYWNYLTKLKLNELNDIKKNKINNTHNNNNNNNKNNDHNNIKNFKYKSNKLTIRNFKYLNDHNQIEDIKKNYFISTIFKKSEPIKSLNHFYNTFFKNDNNQNILNHKINIQVNQTDNKTINSNNNNNNNNKKKNNNVLDQLTHKIPLYNSKDMLENNKITYPLNIFFNEGNFFFFHDTIDKYSFPFSIIYNIVNYKDYLENKKSEYFKNDINININNYLETFKDIYLVDFILLDNPKADIIRFFFSELNTPIINDNIFHINIFKKDIINNQILKNHKINNRTNKNISNIFDDHNEEDNHHSVDNNYNIYDENTIIMNNHINKKNEHLSLQTHSIPVDTFTIPGYDNNSNTVNKQKNDIKINLNNYFIYEKNNQNEDLQNGINNNIYNNNNLCLELYHLQFIDPINKDYIKIENSLSNSWL, from the coding sequence ATGAAAAGTCCAAATAACGAAgtaaaattaatatatagaaCATTAAGTGACaaattttttgttatacATAAACCTGTAAATTGGACgttgaaaaaaaaaaaaaaaaaaaaaaaaacagagggtcctaataataatgaatatacaaatgatatatatgacaaaaatataaatcatgACAACAATAAAGTTAccataaataataatatagaacATATTGATTATATAAGTAAGCTGGAAAATTTAAGCAatgtagaaaaaaatgCTTATTTGTATACAaattcttctttatttatgtataataattttaatacaAATACACATAATGAAATCGTcgaaaaatattatgttgAATCGATGTTTAAGGCtgatgaaaataaagatgatatatattatccATATAAACTACCTATATATATGAGTGGTCTTATCATATGTTGTAACgattttattatttataaaacCTTTCTTAAAATgataaatgaaaataaacTTATAAGGAAATATAGAtgtttaataaataatccttttgtttttgtaaataatcaaatgcataatttaatgaatactaataattatgaggacaaaaaggaagaaataaaaaataaaaaatacacttatcaaaataaaattttttttaataatattaataaacaaacagaaatatataattatacaagtaaagaatatttattaaataaagatTCTATTTATGCTCAAAAGCAAATAAGTGATTTATTTccattttataatttttttgataataattcCTATTCATCAACCTATTGGAATTATTtaacaaaattaaaattaaatgagttaaatgatataaaaaaaaataaaataaacaatacacataataataataataataataataaaaataatgaccataataatattaaaaatttcaaatataaaagtaataaatTAACAATTCGCAactttaaatatttaaatgatcACAATCAAATAGAAgacattaaaaaaaactaTTTCATATCTActatttttaaaaaaagtgAACCTATCAAAAGTCttaatcatttttataatacattttttaaaaatgacaataatcaaaatatattgaatcataaaattaatatacaAGTGAACCAAACagataataaaacaatcaatagtaataataataataataataataataagaagaaGAATAATAACGTATTAGACCAATTAACACATAAAATACCATTGTACAATTCAAAGGATATgttagaaaataataaaattacTTATCCTTTAAATATCTTTTTCAATGAAGgaaattttttcttttttcatGACACCATAgataaatattcatttcCATTTTcaattatttataatattgtaaattataaagattatttggaaaataaaaaatcggaatattttaaaaatgatataaatataaatataaataattatcttGAAACATTTAAAGATATTTATTTAGTTGATTTTATTCTCCTAGATAATCCAAAAGCAGATATCATTCGATTTTTTTTCAGTGAATTAAATACACCTATAATAAATGacaatatttttcatataaatatatttaaaaaggatattattaataatcaaattttaaaaaatcataaaattaataataggacaaataagaatatttcaaatatttttgatgATCATAATGAAGAAGATAATCATCATAGTgtagataataattataatatatacgatgaaaatacaattataatgaataatcatataaataagaaaaatgaaCACCTGTCTTTACAAACACATAGTATACCTGTTGATACATTTACCATACCAGgatatgataataattcaaatactgtaaacaaacaaaaaaatgatataaaaattaatttgaataattattttatatatgaaaagaataatCAAAATGAAGATTTACAAAATggtataaataataatatatataataataataatttgtGTTTAgaattatatcatttacAATTTATTGATccaataaataaagattatattaaaatagAAAATTCATTGTCTAATTCATGgctataa